Proteins from a genomic interval of Rosa chinensis cultivar Old Blush chromosome 2, RchiOBHm-V2, whole genome shotgun sequence:
- the LOC112188102 gene encoding L10-interacting MYB domain-containing protein-like: protein MGKKKSTSTENEGSRKQKATWPDEVVAIFCDIAAKEVAKGNRPGTHFDKKGWSNVIMAFKELTGRDYDKSQLKNKWDSLKNDWKLWSSLLHKETGIGWDPARKTVDAPAEWWESKFQINPEYRKFREVGISPEMMAVYDNMFRGSTALGHFVMIPSATIDIEEVVEDSEHNLISGDDEEDSDQDNERRGKKRTNLEHQIEADKQKKGKGVMGGPKGKTKKVGRAAKLSKQIDRLVDVVESRSTATSVRDNGTSQGTSVKEVMRVVATLPGAETGTKLWWFATELLCSQEKREMFFIMTDADLKLQFLILNQKKVEN, encoded by the exons ATGGGAAAGAAGAAATCCACCAGTACTGAAAATGAGGGATCTCGAAAACAAAAGGCCACATGGCCGGATGAGGTAGTAGCTATATTTTGTGATATAGCTGCTAAGGAAGTGGCCAAGGGAAACAGACCTGGTACACATTTTGATAAAAAGGGATGGTCAAATGTTATCATGGCCTTTAAGGAGTTAACTGGAAGGGATTATGATAAAAGTCAACTAAAAAATAAGTGGGATTCACTTAAAAATGATTGGAAATTGTGGAGTTCACTTTTGCATAAGGAAACTGGTATTGGATGGGATCCGGCTAGAAAAACTGTCGATGCACCTGCTGAATGGTGGGAATCCAAATTTCAG ATCAATCCAGAGTATCGCAAGTTTCGGGAGGTGGGAATTAGTCCTGAAATGATGGCTGTTTATGACAACATGTTCAGGGGTAGCACAGCTCTAGGTCATTTTGTCATGATTCCCTCAGCTACTATAGATATTGAAGAGGTTGTGGAGGATTCAGAGCATAATTTAATTTCtggagatgatgaagaggattcTGACCAAGATAATGAACGTAGAggcaaaaagagaacaaatttggAGCACCAAATAGAGGCtgataaacaaaaaaaaggaaaaggagttATGGGAGGGCCAAAGGGAAAGACTAAAAAGGTGGGACGTGCGGCGAAATTGTCTAAACAAATCGATCGTCTTGTTGATGTAGTCGAGAGTAGGAGTACAGCTACATCTGTACGTGATAATGGTACCTCACAAGGAACTAGTGTTAAAGAGGTGATGAGAGTTGTTGCAACATTACCAGGAGCAGAAACCGGTACGAAGCTATGGTGGTTTGCAACGGAGTTGTTATGCTCTCAGGAGAAGCGAGAGATGTTTTTTATTATGACAGATGCTGATCTCAAGCTCCAGTTTCTGATTCTTAATCAgaaaaaagttgaaaattaa